The Nitrospirota bacterium genome contains a region encoding:
- a CDS encoding DUF1016 N-terminal domain-containing protein has product MTDIAQDHESLDHVYGRIKNVLTQARSRAWQAVNAAMVASYWEVGRIIIEEEQRGKARADYDMCSCS; this is encoded by the coding sequence ATGACCGACATTGCACAAGATCACGAGAGCCTCGACCACGTCTATGGGCGCATCAAGAACGTTCTGACCCAGGCGCGATCCCGCGCATGGCAGGCTGTCAATGCGGCAATGGTCGCGTCCTACTGGGAAGTTGGCCGGATCATTATAGAAGAGGAGCAACGGGGCAAGGCTCGAGCTGACTATGACATGTGTTCCTGCAGCTGA
- a CDS encoding type II toxin-antitoxin system VapC family toxin, translating to MKKLKIYLDTSVINFLFVDDAPEFRRITEDFFDNYVKTGKYITYISDVVIAEIEKTKNVEKKKQLLEVIEKYSLRIFAIDKAVEDLAAAYIREKVIPEKKLEDAQHIAIATSNQVDVLLSWNFKHLANIQKQISVKIVNEREGYFYPLVLANPMEVVYEND from the coding sequence ATGAAAAAGCTGAAAATATACCTCGATACATCAGTCATCAATTTCCTTTTTGTCGACGACGCCCCTGAGTTCAGAAGAATCACTGAGGATTTTTTTGACAACTATGTCAAAACCGGCAAATACATCACCTACATCTCCGATGTCGTCATTGCCGAAATAGAAAAGACGAAAAACGTGGAGAAAAAGAAACAGCTCCTCGAAGTCATTGAGAAATATTCCCTAAGAATTTTCGCAATTGACAAGGCTGTCGAAGATCTTGCCGCGGCCTATATCCGAGAAAAAGTCATTCCAGAAAAGAAGCTGGAAGATGCGCAGCATATAGCGATCGCCACCAGCAATCAAGTGGACGTGCTTTTGTCCTGGAATTTTAAACATCTTGCTAACATTCAGAAGCAGATTAGTGTTAAAATAGTGAATGAGAGAGAGGGTTATTTCTACCCGCTGGTTTTGGCGAATCCCATGGAGGTTGTCTATGAAAACGATTGA
- a CDS encoding type II toxin-antitoxin system RelE/ParE family toxin codes for MLTWKVFTTTSHAVHTRLRHSPESGRHIPEFPYLPHRELIVDNYRVIYRYAADRGMVLITTVVHGRRLQIEPLITEEG; via the coding sequence TTGCTGACCTGGAAGGTATTTACGACTACATCGCACGCGGTTCACACCCGCCTGCGTCACAGTCCGGAATCCGGACGGCACATCCCCGAATTTCCATATCTTCCCCACCGAGAACTAATCGTTGATAATTATCGTGTCATTTATCGCTATGCTGCGGACCGCGGAATGGTTTTGATTACAACGGTAGTGCATGGTCGTCGGCTTCAGATCGAACCGCTCATAACCGAAGAAGGGTGA
- a CDS encoding NAD(P)/FAD-dependent oxidoreductase, producing MPTSYDVIIIGTGPAGIFAALELVKNSDLKVLMIEKGSDIKQRACPMVESDSPCVQCSLCSILCGWGGAGAYSDGKLTLTPEFGGWLKDYLSAEDLSTFIDYVDAVYLSFGAGGAVHGEDNAALSRLKKKAAGYNLELIPARIRHIGTDLCKEVLSRIREHLTGKIDIIFEVPVEQIKTRNGEVTGVTTEDGNAFDATYVIAAAGREGSTWLSGEAKRLGLSVQKNPVDIGVRVELPAPIMKDITDVAYEGKFIYYSRRFRDRVRTFCMNPYGEVVKEYSEGIYSVNGHSYRNRTTDNTNFALLVSTDFTKPFDEPIAYAKYIAGLANLLGGGVIVQRLGDLKMGRRSTPERIAEGSVRPTLEDATPGDLSFILPYRHLHNITEMLEALDNIAPGVNSGDTLLYGVEVKFYSMKLKLTPRLETEVKNLFAVGDGAGVTRGLIQASISGVVAAREVLRRKL from the coding sequence ATGCCCACCTCCTACGACGTCATCATCATCGGCACCGGGCCCGCAGGCATCTTCGCGGCGCTCGAACTCGTCAAAAACTCCGATCTCAAAGTTCTTATGATCGAGAAGGGCAGCGATATTAAGCAGCGTGCCTGCCCCATGGTCGAATCCGACAGCCCCTGCGTGCAGTGCAGTCTTTGTAGCATCCTGTGCGGCTGGGGCGGCGCAGGCGCGTACAGCGACGGCAAGCTTACGCTCACTCCTGAATTCGGCGGCTGGCTGAAGGACTACCTTTCTGCTGAAGACCTCTCTACCTTCATCGACTACGTCGACGCTGTCTATCTGTCCTTTGGCGCCGGAGGAGCGGTGCACGGCGAGGACAATGCCGCCCTGTCCCGTCTCAAGAAAAAAGCCGCGGGATACAACCTTGAGCTCATCCCCGCGCGCATCAGGCATATCGGCACCGACCTCTGCAAGGAAGTCCTGAGCAGGATCAGGGAACATCTCACCGGCAAGATCGACATCATTTTTGAAGTCCCGGTGGAGCAGATCAAGACCAGGAACGGGGAAGTGACCGGCGTCACGACAGAGGATGGGAATGCGTTCGATGCAACCTATGTCATTGCGGCGGCCGGCAGGGAAGGGTCCACCTGGCTCTCGGGAGAGGCGAAGCGACTTGGGTTATCGGTCCAAAAAAATCCGGTGGACATCGGGGTGCGAGTCGAGCTTCCTGCCCCCATCATGAAAGACATTACCGATGTGGCGTATGAAGGAAAGTTCATCTATTACTCCAGAAGATTTCGCGACCGCGTGCGGACGTTCTGCATGAATCCCTACGGCGAGGTGGTGAAGGAATACAGCGAGGGCATTTACAGCGTGAACGGCCACAGCTACCGGAACAGGACCACGGACAACACCAACTTTGCCCTGCTTGTGAGCACTGATTTCACGAAGCCTTTTGATGAGCCGATAGCCTATGCCAAATATATCGCCGGTCTTGCGAACCTGCTGGGCGGAGGTGTCATCGTCCAGCGGCTCGGCGACCTCAAGATGGGAAGAAGGTCAACGCCTGAACGCATCGCGGAAGGTTCGGTCCGACCCACGCTCGAAGATGCCACGCCCGGTGACCTGAGCTTTATCCTGCCGTACCGACATCTTCATAACATCACCGAGATGCTCGAGGCGCTTGACAATATTGCGCCGGGCGTGAACTCGGGTGATACCCTGCTCTACGGTGTTGAAGTGAAGTTCTATTCCATGAAGTTGAAACTCACGCCGCGTCTTGAAACGGAAGTGAAGAACCTCTTCGCTGTTGGAGATGGGGCGGGAGTGACCCGCGGGTTGATCCAGGCGTCGATATCCGGTGTTGTGGCGGCGAGGGAGGTGTTGCGGAGGAAACTTTAG
- a CDS encoding HEPN domain-containing protein, producing the protein MTPDQAALIRKAQESLEAARLLAGKGFTSFAASRAYYAMFYATEALLLGEGPTYSKHSAVIAAFGQLFAKTGRVPKEYHRYLIEAEGIRNVGDYDIHSSLTAEEVDRHMDRARQFLEMAERFLGQV; encoded by the coding sequence ATGACCCCCGATCAGGCGGCGCTCATCCGGAAGGCGCAGGAAAGCCTTGAGGCCGCCCGGCTGCTTGCCGGCAAGGGGTTCACCAGCTTTGCGGCATCGCGCGCATATTATGCGATGTTTTATGCTACCGAAGCGCTCTTGCTCGGCGAAGGGCCCACGTATTCGAAGCATTCAGCCGTGATCGCGGCGTTCGGGCAACTGTTCGCGAAGACGGGCCGTGTCCCGAAGGAGTACCACCGCTACCTAATTGAAGCCGAAGGCATCCGCAATGTCGGCGACTACGATATTCATTCCAGCCTTACCGCGGAGGAAGTCGATCGGCATATGGATCGGGCGCGACAATTTCTTGAAATGGCAGAGCGTTTTCTGGGACAGGTTTGA
- a CDS encoding nucleotidyltransferase domain-containing protein, producing the protein MDPTVQNIMLEMRRSLKDLYGESLVRIMLFGSHSRGDASPGSDIDALIVLKGAVKPGEEIARTGGIASELSLKHDVVISCTFVSAERYETEQSPLLINVRREGVAV; encoded by the coding sequence ATGGATCCAACGGTGCAGAACATTATGCTCGAAATGCGGCGGTCGCTAAAGGATCTTTATGGAGAATCGCTCGTCAGGATCATGCTTTTCGGCTCCCATTCTCGGGGCGATGCGTCACCGGGATCGGACATCGATGCTCTCATCGTGCTGAAGGGCGCTGTAAAACCGGGTGAAGAGATTGCGCGCACGGGCGGAATCGCTTCGGAGCTGTCACTTAAACATGATGTCGTCATATCCTGCACCTTTGTTTCTGCGGAACGGTATGAGACAGAGCAGAGCCCGCTGCTCATCAATGTACGGCGCGAAGGAGTGGCGGTATGA
- a CDS encoding DUF433 domain-containing protein — protein MNLAVKKISIHPYVMRKKGVCGGRSIIRGTRIPVWSLIQWYKQGMTIEDVMREFPQLKPAQVHDAFSYYYDNRKEIEKDITENEMEPHAVAS, from the coding sequence ATGAATCTCGCGGTTAAAAAAATATCCATTCACCCGTATGTTATGAGGAAAAAAGGCGTCTGCGGCGGCAGAAGCATCATCCGCGGCACCAGAATACCGGTATGGTCTCTGATCCAGTGGTACAAACAGGGCATGACCATTGAAGACGTAATGCGTGAATTCCCCCAGCTCAAGCCCGCACAGGTGCATGATGCATTTTCCTATTACTACGACAATCGGAAAGAGATAGAAAAAGATATAACCGAGAACGAGATGGAGCCGCACGCAGTCGCGAGCTGA
- a CDS encoding lipoate--protein ligase family protein translates to MAVDEELLARAQAGEQVPVLRFYTWEPAAVSIGRFQKIEGAVNAEICKQRGIDIVRRITGGRAVLHCKELTYSIIARTDDPLFPTNVLGAYKLIAAGLLQGLKNLGIPAEMVSRSSRHAALVKKDARDPACFSSPSWYEILVHNRKIIGSAQRRLSGAFLQHGSILMDYDAALEAEVIPGGGSGNVVTSIRQELGKDVSLEKVKEALVKGFSEALGIEFTT, encoded by the coding sequence ATGGCCGTTGATGAAGAACTGCTCGCCCGCGCGCAGGCGGGAGAACAGGTACCGGTTCTCCGTTTTTACACCTGGGAACCGGCCGCCGTCTCGATCGGCAGATTTCAGAAGATCGAAGGCGCGGTGAATGCCGAAATCTGTAAACAGCGCGGCATCGACATCGTGCGGCGCATCACCGGAGGCAGGGCCGTTCTCCATTGCAAGGAACTCACCTACAGCATCATTGCGCGCACGGACGATCCCCTCTTCCCCACGAATGTCCTCGGCGCCTACAAGCTCATCGCCGCCGGACTTCTCCAGGGGCTCAAGAACCTCGGCATCCCCGCGGAGATGGTCTCGCGTTCCAGCAGGCACGCGGCTCTCGTAAAGAAGGATGCTCGGGACCCCGCCTGTTTCTCCTCTCCTTCCTGGTACGAGATCCTCGTGCACAACAGGAAGATCATCGGCAGCGCCCAGCGCAGGCTGTCCGGCGCCTTTCTTCAACATGGCTCGATCCTCATGGACTACGATGCCGCGCTCGAAGCCGAGGTCATCCCCGGCGGCGGCAGCGGTAATGTCGTCACATCAATCAGGCAGGAACTCGGCAAGGATGTCTCTCTTGAAAAGGTGAAGGAAGCTTTGGTGAAAGGATTTTCAGAAGCGCTCGGAATAGAATTTACGACGTAG
- a CDS encoding lysophospholipid acyltransferase family protein: protein MAFVSLKTFLHPRYWYAWPVLALMLIMSWMPSRVLWVLGICLGSIASWFPTHNRRFAERNIELCFPNLTLLKRRLLIKRHFRLSGFAILSLGVSWFAPRWRIKRFVTMRGQQYLDEVLASGKKVIVLAPHFIGLDIGGFRLAADRDKKYVTMYRKSRNPLLEYLFHRRSRFGSIFVERMASLKPIIRAIRDGWIFYYLPDQDMGERASVFVPFFGIPTATVTLLSRLAESTNAAVLPCITRILPGGRGYELRLYPPLENFPTTDPMADTAHMNKEIEKWVREMPEQYLWFYRRFKTRPNNEPSLYE from the coding sequence ATGGCTTTTGTCTCCCTCAAAACATTCCTCCATCCCCGGTACTGGTATGCATGGCCGGTCCTGGCGCTCATGCTCATCATGAGTTGGATGCCTTCGCGCGTGCTCTGGGTCCTGGGCATCTGCCTCGGATCGATCGCGTCCTGGTTCCCCACTCACAATCGCCGCTTTGCCGAGCGCAACATCGAGTTGTGCTTCCCGAACTTGACCCTGCTTAAGCGTCGGCTGCTCATAAAGCGACATTTTCGTCTCAGCGGCTTCGCCATCCTCAGCCTCGGTGTATCCTGGTTCGCGCCACGGTGGAGGATCAAACGGTTCGTCACCATGCGAGGCCAGCAGTATCTGGATGAAGTCCTGGCAAGCGGTAAAAAGGTCATCGTGCTCGCGCCTCACTTCATCGGTCTGGACATAGGAGGGTTCCGTCTGGCTGCGGATAGAGACAAGAAGTACGTGACCATGTACCGCAAATCCAGGAATCCGTTGCTGGAGTACCTTTTTCATCGTCGCAGCAGGTTCGGCTCTATTTTCGTGGAACGAATGGCAAGCCTGAAACCGATCATCCGCGCCATCCGCGATGGGTGGATTTTTTACTACTTACCGGACCAGGATATGGGGGAGCGTGCAAGCGTCTTTGTCCCCTTCTTCGGCATACCCACGGCAACCGTGACGCTCTTGAGCCGCCTTGCGGAAAGTACGAATGCAGCCGTCCTCCCCTGTATCACCCGCATCCTTCCCGGAGGACGGGGGTACGAATTGCGCCTCTACCCGCCCCTTGAGAACTTTCCAACTACCGATCCAATGGCCGATACAGCGCATATGAACAAGGAAATCGAAAAATGGGTGCGCGAAATGCCGGAACAGTACCTGTGGTTCTATCGCCGCTTCAAGACCCGGCCGAACAACGAACCCTCTCTCTATGAATAA